One genomic region from Gammaproteobacteria bacterium encodes:
- a CDS encoding 6-carboxytetrahydropterin synthase codes for MHFCAAHRLHRADWSDERNQEVFRSCANPNWHGHNYELDVTVEGPVDPDTGYVMDLKQLRDLVQDGVIGDVDHANLNMDVGWLDGIIPSTENVVVAIWRRLRERMPPEVELVKLVLWETPRNRAEYSGE; via the coding sequence ATGCACTTCTGCGCCGCCCACCGGCTGCACCGGGCCGACTGGTCCGATGAGCGCAACCAAGAGGTGTTCCGCAGCTGCGCCAACCCCAACTGGCACGGCCACAACTACGAGTTGGACGTGACCGTGGAGGGACCGGTCGACCCGGACACGGGTTACGTCATGGACCTGAAGCAGTTGCGTGATCTGGTGCAGGACGGCGTGATCGGTGACGTCGACCACGCCAACCTGAACATGGATGTCGGTTGGCTGGACGGGATCATTCCCTCCACGGAGAACGTGGTGGTGGCGATCTGGCGCAGGCTGCGTGAACGCATGCCTCCGGAGGTGGAACTGGTGAAGCTGGTCCTGTGGGAGACGCCGAGAAACCGGGCGGAGTACTCGGGTGAGTAG
- the asd gene encoding aspartate-semialdehyde dehydrogenase — protein MSSRSPRPGSARDPRLPVAVLGATGIVGQRLVRMLAGHPSLRLAEVVASSRSAGRRYADAVQWSLTGDIPDTAAGLPVRAVRDRLRSRLVLSALPRAVATDLELDLARAGHVVCSNASAHRQRADVPLIVPDINAGDLERVRSQRWFARGGALVTNPNCVVVGVALALAPIERSFGIEEATLVTLQALSGAGLNGTGAVRMSGNVVPWISGEEEKIGPELNKILGTRIRVAASTNRVPVLDGHMAHVFLKLRTPADPEEVERCLLDYRPCASLPELPTLPERPLAVRREPDRPQPRLDIGASRGMAVSVGRIRSAPPHDLALVTVVHNGVRGAAGACLANAELCVLRGLLESGESRDGG, from the coding sequence GTGAGCAGCCGGAGCCCGCGTCCCGGAAGCGCCCGGGATCCACGCCTGCCGGTGGCCGTTCTCGGAGCCACGGGAATCGTCGGCCAGCGTCTGGTTCGCATGCTCGCCGGACACCCCTCGCTGCGGCTGGCCGAAGTCGTCGCATCGTCACGGAGCGCCGGCCGGCGCTATGCGGACGCAGTGCAGTGGAGCCTTACCGGGGACATCCCGGACACGGCGGCCGGCCTGCCGGTGCGCGCCGTTCGCGATCGGCTCCGCAGCCGGCTGGTGCTCTCCGCGCTGCCGCGCGCCGTCGCCACCGACCTGGAACTCGACCTCGCCCGCGCCGGCCACGTGGTCTGCAGCAACGCCTCCGCCCACCGTCAGCGGGCGGATGTGCCCCTGATCGTGCCCGATATCAACGCCGGAGACCTGGAGCGGGTCCGGTCGCAGCGCTGGTTCGCCCGGGGAGGCGCGCTGGTGACCAACCCGAACTGCGTCGTCGTCGGAGTTGCGCTGGCGCTGGCCCCGATCGAAAGGAGTTTCGGGATCGAGGAGGCCACGCTGGTAACCTTGCAGGCGCTGTCCGGCGCCGGGCTCAACGGCACGGGCGCGGTCCGGATGTCCGGAAACGTCGTTCCCTGGATCTCCGGCGAAGAGGAAAAGATCGGCCCGGAACTCAACAAGATCCTCGGTACCCGCATTCGAGTCGCCGCCAGCACGAACCGGGTGCCCGTGCTCGACGGGCACATGGCGCATGTCTTCCTGAAGCTGCGCACGCCGGCTGACCCGGAGGAGGTCGAGCGCTGCCTCCTCGACTATCGGCCATGCGCATCACTGCCCGAACTGCCGACGCTCCCGGAGCGGCCCCTCGCGGTGCGCCGGGAGCCCGACCGGCCGCAGCCCCGCCTCGACATCGGCGCCTCGCGCGGCATGGCGGTCAGCGTCGGCCGCATACGCTCCGCCCCCCCACACGATCTCGCGCTCGTCACCGTGGTGCACAACGGGGTGCGGGGCGCCGCCGGAGCGTGTCTGGCCAACGCCGAACTGTGTGTCCTGCGCGGGCTGCTCGAGAGCGGCGAATCGAGGGACGGAGGCTGA
- a CDS encoding deoxyribonuclease IV, with the protein MSVPAVIADELGAHVSVAGGVERAPGRARDITALNLQLFTKQPNRWAEPTLDGRRVRAFSQARAAAGIRCAVAHDSYLINLASPDPGLWRRSLDSFRAELGRGRDLGLDFLVTHPGNATDGDIASGIARNAAALTEALDGCPDGPRVLLELTAGAGTTVGGRFEHLAAIRKGVGPPLDQRVGVCFDTCHAFSAGYDLVDGYEDVWRAFDDALGPGSLELFHLNDSKHPFASRRDQHEMIGEGTLGEAPFRRIMRDARFRDIPKLLETPKGDDVVSNDRRNLALLRSWRT; encoded by the coding sequence GTGTCCGTTCCCGCCGTCATCGCCGACGAACTCGGCGCCCACGTTTCGGTAGCGGGCGGGGTCGAGCGCGCGCCCGGCCGTGCACGGGACATCACCGCCCTCAACCTTCAGCTCTTCACCAAGCAGCCGAACCGCTGGGCCGAGCCCACCCTCGACGGCAGGCGGGTCCGCGCCTTCAGCCAGGCGCGTGCGGCCGCCGGGATCAGGTGTGCCGTCGCACACGACTCCTACCTCATCAACCTGGCGTCCCCGGATCCGGGACTCTGGCGCCGGTCCCTGGACAGCTTCCGGGCAGAGCTGGGGCGCGGGCGCGATCTGGGCCTGGATTTTCTCGTCACGCATCCGGGAAACGCCACCGACGGCGACATCGCCAGCGGCATCGCCCGCAACGCCGCGGCTCTGACGGAGGCGCTCGACGGGTGTCCGGATGGGCCCCGCGTGCTGCTCGAGCTGACCGCGGGGGCCGGCACCACGGTCGGAGGCCGGTTCGAGCACCTCGCCGCGATCCGCAAGGGCGTGGGCCCGCCGCTGGACCAGCGCGTGGGCGTATGCTTCGATACCTGTCACGCGTTTTCCGCCGGGTACGATCTGGTTGATGGCTACGAGGACGTCTGGCGGGCTTTCGACGACGCGCTCGGTCCGGGCTCGCTCGAACTCTTTCACCTGAACGACTCGAAGCACCCCTTCGCTTCCCGCCGCGACCAGCACGAGATGATCGGCGAGGGTACGCTGGGCGAGGCTCCCTTTCGCCGCATCATGCGGGACGCTCGCTTCCGGGACATTCCCAAGCTGCTGGAGACGCCCAAGGGCGACGACGTGGTGTCGAACGACCGGCGCAACCTGGCACTCCTGCGTTCCTGGCGCACGTGA
- the rpsN gene encoding 30S ribosomal protein S14: MAKRGKIEQNLKRAELIERYAERRRELRKIIADPDKSTDEKREAQWALRKLPRDSSATRYRNRCGTSGRPRGHIKKFGLSRIAFREWSLEGKIPGVRKSSW, encoded by the coding sequence GTGGCAAAACGAGGAAAGATCGAACAGAACCTGAAGCGCGCGGAGTTGATCGAGCGCTATGCGGAGCGCCGTCGCGAACTTCGCAAGATCATCGCCGATCCGGACAAGTCCACGGATGAGAAGCGGGAAGCCCAGTGGGCGCTGCGGAAGCTGCCGCGCGATTCCAGCGCGACGCGCTACCGCAACCGCTGCGGCACCTCGGGACGGCCCCGCGGCCACATCAAGAAGTTCGGCCTCTCCCGCATCGCATTTCGCGAGTGGTCCCTGGAGGGGAAGATCCCCGGGGTCCGCAAGTCCAGCTGGTAG
- a CDS encoding HIT domain-containing protein, which produces MAADTIFSRIVRREIPADIVYQDDLVTAFRDIEPAAPTHVLVVPNHIIASARDITNDDEPVLGRMFAVAARIAREQDIAETGYRLIVNCGEDGCQEVYHLHMHLIGGRPLGPMLAAPRGSSAH; this is translated from the coding sequence ATGGCGGCAGACACGATTTTCTCCCGGATCGTCCGACGGGAAATTCCGGCCGACATCGTCTATCAGGACGACCTGGTGACCGCATTTCGCGATATCGAGCCGGCCGCGCCCACGCATGTGCTGGTGGTGCCCAACCACATCATCGCAAGCGCGCGCGACATAACGAACGACGACGAGCCGGTGCTGGGCCGCATGTTCGCGGTCGCGGCCCGGATCGCACGGGAGCAGGACATTGCGGAAACCGGATACCGGCTGATCGTCAACTGTGGCGAGGACGGGTGCCAGGAGGTCTACCACCTCCACATGCATCTGATCGGGGGACGCCCGCTGGGGCCCATGCTCGCGGCTCCCCGGGGCTCGTCCGCCCACTAG
- a CDS encoding type B 50S ribosomal protein L31 has product MKEGIHPAYHPVVFQDASNGYAFLTRSTVKSDKSIKWEDGNEYPLVSLEISSSSHPFYTGTQRMVDTAGRVERFQQRYARQMRKKSDADGSDGK; this is encoded by the coding sequence ATGAAAGAAGGAATTCACCCGGCGTATCACCCGGTGGTGTTTCAGGACGCGTCCAACGGCTACGCGTTCCTGACCCGATCGACCGTCAAGAGCGACAAGAGCATCAAGTGGGAAGACGGCAACGAGTATCCCCTGGTCAGCCTGGAGATCTCGAGTTCCTCGCACCCGTTCTACACGGGCACGCAGCGCATGGTGGATACCGCGGGCCGCGTCGAGCGCTTCCAGCAGCGCTATGCGCGACAGATGCGCAAGAAGTCCGACGCGGACGGGTCGGACGGGAAGTAG
- a CDS encoding cytochrome c: MSSRMSFAIVVLLIPGCAGSPEAPPASPSPESAAVETPAPDDAPPAAASPALVAFYTEEQARRGQRAFRQVCSDCHYTSEFKGPVFTDVWARRTARDLYRELRRTMPDDNPGGLPRQTYVDVMAYILELNGYPAGSDELPPDDQVLGSFRLTPPEQDPGR, from the coding sequence ATGTCATCACGCATGTCGTTCGCCATTGTGGTTCTGCTGATTCCGGGGTGTGCGGGATCTCCGGAGGCTCCGCCGGCGTCTCCTTCCCCCGAGTCCGCGGCGGTGGAGACGCCGGCTCCGGACGACGCCCCTCCCGCCGCGGCATCTCCGGCTCTTGTCGCCTTCTATACGGAGGAACAGGCCCGCCGCGGGCAGCGCGCGTTTCGTCAGGTCTGCTCCGACTGCCACTACACGAGCGAGTTCAAGGGCCCGGTGTTCACGGACGTGTGGGCGCGCCGCACCGCCCGCGACCTGTACCGGGAACTGCGCCGCACGATGCCCGACGACAACCCGGGAGGACTGCCGCGCCAGACCTACGTGGATGTGATGGCGTACATCCTGGAGTTGAACGGCTATCCCGCCGGTTCCGACGAACTTCCACCCGACGATCAAGTTCTGGGCAGCTTCAGGCTGACCCCGCCGGAACAGGATCCGGGGCGTTGA
- a CDS encoding multicopper oxidase family protein — MRVLLLAVLPGALAAQEHQMMGHGEHGEAGGWRMPPMDMTMPMVPGLENALPPVRPFLIGDGMDPAMFPAAEPSRRVVLADGDTLDMDVSVVRRTIGGRDYAMLGYGGQYPGPLIQADRGSRIMVRVTNRIQLPTTVHWHGIRLENRFDGVAGLTQDPIADGETFTYEIDVPDAGMFWYHPHMREDVQQDLGLYGNLLVMPAAPDYYGPSHREELLVLDDILIDGQGLIPWGEEAPTHALMGRFGTVMLTNGVDDHRIEARAGEVIRFYLTNVANTRTFNVRFGNARVKLIASDIGKFERETWVESVVIAPAERYVVDVRFPEAGQVGITNTIQAVNHFRGTFYPHEDTLAVVSVNGPAVDDAVTQAFDALRENRDVAEDIEPFRALLGKPVDYELVTTVRVRDLPVPIVASMEADTFYVPPVEWNDGMPMMNWLSTGTQVTWILREPASGRENGDIQWRFRVGDVVKIRVFNDPESFHPMNHPIHIHGQRFLVTERDGIPNTNLVWKDTTILPVGSTMDLLVEMSNPGSWMVHCHIAEHLHAGMMFVFEVTEE, encoded by the coding sequence ATGCGAGTCCTTCTCCTGGCCGTGCTGCCGGGCGCGCTCGCGGCCCAGGAGCACCAGATGATGGGCCACGGCGAGCACGGCGAGGCCGGTGGCTGGCGCATGCCGCCGATGGACATGACCATGCCCATGGTGCCCGGGCTCGAGAACGCGCTCCCGCCCGTACGCCCGTTTCTCATCGGGGACGGCATGGATCCCGCGATGTTTCCGGCGGCCGAGCCCAGCCGGCGGGTGGTTCTGGCGGATGGCGACACCCTCGACATGGACGTGTCCGTGGTCCGGCGCACGATCGGCGGGCGCGACTACGCCATGCTCGGATACGGCGGCCAGTACCCGGGTCCCCTCATCCAGGCCGACCGCGGCTCACGCATCATGGTGCGGGTGACCAACCGCATTCAACTGCCCACGACGGTCCACTGGCACGGCATACGGCTGGAGAACCGCTTCGACGGGGTCGCCGGCCTGACCCAGGATCCCATCGCCGATGGCGAGACCTTCACATACGAGATCGACGTTCCCGACGCCGGCATGTTCTGGTACCATCCGCACATGCGCGAGGACGTCCAGCAGGACCTTGGCCTCTACGGGAACCTGCTGGTCATGCCGGCGGCCCCGGACTATTACGGCCCCTCCCACCGCGAGGAGTTGCTCGTGCTCGACGACATCCTCATCGACGGGCAGGGCCTCATCCCCTGGGGCGAGGAAGCGCCGACGCACGCGCTCATGGGACGCTTCGGCACCGTGATGCTGACCAACGGGGTCGACGACCACCGCATCGAGGCGCGCGCCGGCGAGGTGATTCGCTTCTACCTGACCAACGTCGCCAACACGCGCACCTTCAACGTCCGGTTCGGGAATGCGCGCGTGAAGCTGATCGCTTCCGACATCGGCAAGTTCGAGCGCGAGACCTGGGTGGAGAGCGTGGTCATCGCGCCCGCCGAGCGCTACGTGGTGGACGTGCGCTTCCCCGAGGCCGGGCAGGTGGGCATCACCAACACGATCCAGGCCGTGAACCACTTCCGCGGCACCTTCTATCCGCACGAGGACACGCTGGCGGTGGTGAGCGTGAACGGCCCCGCTGTCGACGACGCCGTCACCCAGGCGTTCGATGCACTGCGCGAGAACCGCGACGTGGCCGAGGACATCGAACCCTTCCGGGCCCTGCTGGGCAAGCCGGTGGACTACGAGCTGGTGACCACGGTCCGGGTGCGCGACCTTCCCGTGCCCATCGTGGCGTCGATGGAGGCCGACACGTTCTATGTGCCGCCGGTCGAGTGGAACGACGGCATGCCGATGATGAACTGGCTCTCCACGGGCACCCAGGTGACCTGGATCCTGCGGGAGCCGGCCAGCGGGCGCGAGAACGGTGACATCCAGTGGCGGTTCCGCGTGGGCGACGTGGTAAAGATCCGGGTGTTCAACGATCCCGAGTCGTTTCACCCGATGAACCATCCCATCCACATTCACGGGCAGCGCTTCCTGGTGACCGAGCGCGACGGCATCCCCAACACCAACCTGGTGTGGAAGGACACCACCATCCTGCCGGTGGGCTCGACCATGGATCTCCTCGTGGAGATGTCGAATCCGGGGTCGTGGATGGTTCACTGTCACATCGCGGAGCACCTGCACGCGGGAATGATGTTCGTCTTCGAGGTTACGGAGGAGTAG